The following coding sequences are from one Ornithodoros turicata isolate Travis chromosome 1, ASM3712646v1, whole genome shotgun sequence window:
- the LOC135400503 gene encoding uncharacterized protein LOC135400503 has product MKIVFAILVAATTCVLSTDGLDIKSIVTKAKACLEMKDDGQNTNTGNLMASILSNADKLAKCLKLGDAQEMVNCFINAMGFSGAKAQCLRENAAKILSSSST; this is encoded by the exons ATGAAGATTGTTTTCGCGATCTTGGTAGCCGCCACAACCTGCGTGCTTTCCACAGACGGTTTAG aCATAAAAAGCATCGTTACCAAGGCAAAGGCATGCCTTGAAATGAAGGACGACGGTCAAAATACCAACACGGGAAACCTTATGGCATCGATTTTAAGTAACGCTGATAAG CTCGCAAAGTGCTTGAAGCTTGGCGATGCTCAAGAAATG GTTAATTGCTTTATTAATGCAATG GGGTTCTCGGGTGCCAAAGCC CAATGTCTCAGGGAGAACGCAGCCAAGATCCTCTCCAGTTCGAGTACTTGA